AGATAAGAACGTTGATGGAGCACCCGGCGAGCATGACCCACAGCTCGATTCCGCCAGAAGAACAGGTTTCCGCCGGAATCCTGCCAGGCGGCATTCGCCTCAGCGTCGGCATCGAAGACGTCAACGACATCGTCCGCGATCTGACCGAGGCGCTGGACTCGCTCGACTAGCCGCTCGTCACGAGGTCGCACGCTTCGGCGGGCATCCAGTGGGCGTCCTTGCCGTCCCACTTGACGTTGCATCCGATCGGATTCGTGAGGTCCGTGGCGACTTTGTTACCGGATAGCACCGCGTCGAGCGCGTCCTCCAACTCGTTCGTCGTCGACTTCGTCCAGTCCATCGGGTTGTCGATCGCTCTGCCTGTGTAAACGAGCTTCCGGTTTTTGTCGAACACAAAGAAGTGCGGCGTCCGCATCGCGCCGTACTCGAGCGCGATCTCCTGCGACTCGTCGTGCAGGTACTTCCAGGGGAAGTTGTGCTCGCTCATCCGCTCGACCATGTGCGGAAAGTCGTCGTGCTCGTAAGTATTCTTGCTGTTGCTGTTGATCCCAACGAACGCAATGCCCTTCGACGCGTATTTGTCAGCCGTCTTGCGCGTCTGTTCGTCGCTGCCCAGCACATATGGGCAGTGGTTGCACGTGAAGAACACGACGAGCGCC
This region of Armatimonadota bacterium genomic DNA includes:
- a CDS encoding thioredoxin family protein, whose amino-acid sequence is MKQPFTLQIGASAPDFSLPATDGNTYSLSDFTDAKALVVFFTCNHCPYVLGSDEQTRKTADKYASKGIAFVGINSNSKNTYEHDDFPHMVERMSEHNFPWKYLHDESQEIALEYGAMRTPHFFVFDKNRKLVYTGRAIDNPMDWTKSTTNELEDALDAVLSGNKVATDLTNPIGCNVKWDGKDAHWMPAEACDLVTSG